From Marivirga harenae, one genomic window encodes:
- a CDS encoding efflux RND transporter permease subunit, with protein MNPTDLRTALQQSGQLRYPGLAQGAGNEKYVLVLDQRFEDIQQIGELKITQTESGNSYSLKELADINLEEQEANSYYRINGENFVTLVVEARKGVNRINLAREVKSRLNQIEDNLAEGVALRLVYDDTEYLEKELDKLYERSILSIGILILFIFLINRNWRYLLVLFAGILVNVSLAIIGVWALDIEIHLYSLAGLTISFGLIVDNAIVMIDHIHKYKNRHLFLALLAASLTTIAALLLVFLLPEEQKMNLVDFSKVVALLLGVSLLVALFFTPSLYTLLFTAQNKNRHGNSMKQLRRKVRWFNRYSNAIHWSVKYRKAFFILLLLGFGLPVFMLPAKWEDHEWYNKVIGSDIYQDDIRPISDKWLGGSLRLFVRNVYERSSYRQNEKTRLYITGRLPYGNTLEQMNTIMKDFEDFLLKQEGIDIFTTQIYSGQYGSIEIIFKEEYEKSAFAYQLKARLSSRSTNWSGVNWSVYGVGQGFSTGSGDRIPSFRVALKGYNYFELENQADKLAEMLLEHPRIQEVNTNERMSWRDQKSKEYIIRPDLKELAFHHISLSDFTNAIRMHAPANGATAYLPIGGEQFPVVLASAKSDDFNKFALEQYSLDYAGKRIPTGDLSKLQLESTVNAIYKENRSYIRVLSFEYYGSSRFGSKYLEEVLTTYDQIKPLGYSAEKQSYSWGSDAAKKQYSLLLLLIVAIFFICSILFESFKLPFYILLLIPLSFIGLFLTFGWFEFYFDQGGYAAFVMLGGLTVNAGIYILYDFTNRKVQNSRGFLKSVSTKAAPILLTIFSTCFGLIPFVMSGQNEVFWFSLAVGTIGGLIFSMVGVFFFFPLLAVRKS; from the coding sequence TTGAATCCCACTGATTTAAGAACGGCTCTACAGCAAAGCGGTCAGTTGCGTTATCCCGGTTTGGCACAAGGTGCCGGCAATGAAAAATATGTTTTAGTGCTGGACCAAAGGTTTGAGGATATTCAGCAAATAGGAGAGTTGAAAATCACGCAAACTGAATCAGGCAATAGCTATAGCTTAAAAGAATTAGCGGATATTAATCTAGAGGAGCAGGAAGCCAATAGCTATTACAGAATCAATGGGGAAAACTTTGTGACCTTAGTGGTGGAGGCTCGAAAGGGTGTAAACCGAATCAATTTGGCTAGAGAAGTCAAATCCAGATTAAATCAAATTGAAGATAATTTGGCAGAAGGTGTGGCACTCCGTTTGGTTTATGACGATACCGAATATCTGGAAAAAGAACTGGACAAACTCTACGAAAGATCCATTTTATCTATTGGTATTTTGATTCTGTTCATTTTCCTAATCAATAGAAATTGGAGATATTTATTGGTGCTTTTTGCAGGTATTTTAGTAAATGTTTCCCTTGCCATCATAGGCGTTTGGGCATTGGATATCGAAATCCATCTGTATTCGCTGGCAGGTCTGACCATTTCCTTTGGCTTGATAGTCGATAATGCCATTGTAATGATCGATCACATCCACAAATACAAAAATCGTCATTTGTTTTTGGCGCTTTTGGCCGCTTCATTGACTACCATAGCCGCTTTGTTGTTAGTTTTCCTATTGCCAGAAGAACAGAAAATGAATCTGGTTGATTTTTCCAAAGTGGTAGCACTTTTGTTGGGTGTGTCTTTATTGGTCGCTTTGTTTTTCACGCCATCGCTTTATACCTTGCTATTTACTGCTCAAAATAAGAATCGACATGGCAATAGTATGAAACAGCTGCGCAGAAAAGTGCGTTGGTTTAATCGATATTCCAATGCCATTCACTGGTCGGTAAAATATCGCAAAGCTTTCTTTATTCTGCTTTTGCTGGGATTTGGCTTACCTGTTTTTATGCTCCCCGCCAAATGGGAAGATCATGAATGGTACAATAAAGTCATCGGTTCTGATATTTATCAGGATGATATCAGACCGATTTCTGACAAATGGCTAGGCGGTAGTTTGCGACTTTTTGTGCGGAATGTCTATGAGCGATCCAGCTATAGGCAAAATGAAAAAACACGTCTTTATATTACCGGTAGATTGCCATATGGGAATACGCTTGAGCAGATGAATACCATTATGAAGGATTTTGAGGATTTTCTGCTCAAACAAGAGGGTATTGATATTTTCACCACTCAAATTTATTCGGGACAATACGGAAGCATCGAAATCATCTTTAAAGAAGAATATGAGAAATCCGCATTTGCATATCAGCTGAAGGCTAGACTATCTTCCAGAAGTACGAACTGGAGCGGAGTTAATTGGAGCGTCTATGGAGTAGGGCAGGGCTTCTCTACTGGTTCGGGTGATCGAATTCCATCCTTTAGGGTGGCTTTAAAAGGCTATAATTATTTTGAACTGGAAAATCAGGCCGATAAATTAGCTGAGATGCTGTTGGAACATCCTCGAATTCAAGAAGTGAATACCAATGAAAGGATGAGCTGGCGTGACCAGAAAAGTAAGGAATACATCATCCGCCCAGATTTGAAAGAGTTGGCTTTTCACCATATCAGCCTTTCGGATTTCACCAATGCCATTCGAATGCATGCCCCGGCCAATGGTGCCACAGCTTATTTACCTATCGGTGGGGAGCAATTTCCAGTGGTATTGGCATCTGCAAAATCAGATGATTTCAATAAGTTTGCCTTGGAGCAATACAGTTTGGATTATGCAGGCAAAAGAATTCCTACAGGAGATTTGAGTAAGCTGCAGCTGGAAAGTACCGTCAATGCGATTTATAAAGAAAACCGTAGCTATATCCGGGTGTTGAGCTTTGAGTATTACGGATCTTCTCGTTTTGGAAGCAAATACTTAGAGGAGGTATTGACAACCTATGATCAAATCAAGCCTTTAGGCTATAGTGCTGAAAAGCAGTCCTACAGCTGGGGCTCGGATGCTGCCAAAAAGCAGTACTCATTATTGTTATTGCTGATAGTGGCTATCTTCTTTATTTGTAGTATTTTATTTGAAAGCTTTAAACTGCCTTTTTATATTTTGCTGTTGATCCCGCTTTCCTTTATTGGTTTGTTCCTCACCTTTGGTTGGTTTGAATTTTACTTTGACCAAGGCGGTTATGCCGCATTTGTGATGTTAGGAGGATTGACCGTAAATGCAGGGATTTATATTCTCTATGATTTCACTAATAGAAAAGTGCAAAATAGCAGAGGATTTCTCAAGTCAGTAAGTACCAAGGCGGCTCCGATATTGCTGACTATATTCTCTACTTGCTTTGGTTTAATTCCATTTGTCATGAGCGGACAAAATGAGGTCTTTTGGTTTTCTTTAGCGGTAGGCACTATCGGGGGCTTGATTTTTTCAATGGTAGGTGTCTTTTTCTTTTTTCCTTTATTGGCAGTAAGAAAGTCTTAG
- a CDS encoding efflux RND transporter permease subunit, whose product MGLALIPKLSVNLNPTYQTPEISLQFNVRNADPTQVEKLATAPLENILSQLRDLDELNSQSRYGSGNITLRFSKNADLAYKRFEVATLIRQVYPQLDEKVSYPILQSSGGDQETESKTILRYTVRGPFASYRIKEIAQESIVKPLQNIAGIEALQVYGPIICKSALIFILINWKPMV is encoded by the coding sequence ATGGGTTTAGCACTTATTCCCAAACTGTCGGTCAACCTGAACCCTACTTATCAGACGCCTGAGATCAGTCTGCAATTTAATGTGCGTAATGCAGATCCTACGCAGGTGGAGAAACTGGCTACAGCACCGCTGGAAAACATTCTTTCCCAATTGAGGGATTTGGATGAACTCAATTCCCAGTCTCGTTATGGAAGCGGAAATATCACACTTCGCTTCTCTAAAAATGCAGATTTAGCCTATAAACGCTTTGAAGTGGCCACGCTCATCCGACAAGTCTATCCGCAATTGGATGAAAAAGTGAGCTATCCCATTCTGCAAAGTAGTGGGGGAGATCAGGAGACGGAAAGCAAAACCATTCTGAGATATACAGTCCGTGGGCCTTTTGCTTCTTATAGAATAAAGGAAATTGCACAGGAGTCCATAGTGAAGCCACTCCAAAACATTGCAGGCATAGAAGCACTTCAGGTTTATGGGCCAATAATCTGCAAATCAGCATTAATTTTCATCCTGATAAACTGGAAGCCTATGGTTTGA